The sequence below is a genomic window from Acetobacter vaccinii.
TCTTGCAGCCGAGGAAGGGGGCGAGCCAACACAGGCCCAGGCTACTCTGCCCACGCAGGAACTGGCCATTGTTTCGGCCAACGGGCGGCATGTTTTTACAGTGGAGGTGGCCACCACCCCACGCCAGCAGCAGGTGGGGGAGATGTTCCGCACCGCTGTTGCGCCAACTGGGGGCATGCTGTTCCCCTGGGGGCAGCCGCAGCAAAGCGAGATGTGGATGCGCAACACCCTTGTCCCGCTGGACATCGTGTTTATCGGTTCCGACAAGCGCATTCAGGCCATTACTGAAAATGCGGTGCCGCAAAGTCTGGCGCATATCAGCAGCCATGGGCCGGTTGTGGCAACACTGGAACTGGCCGGGGGCACCACGGCCAAGCTGGGTATCGTTGTTGGGGATAAGGTGGAAGCCGCGTCCCTCAAGTAAGGAACAGAGACAGCCCGGCCCGGTGTTCCGGCTGGGCTGGGTTATCTGGCAGGCGGGGGGCTGTCCCGGACAGGGCATTGAATGTCCTGCGGGCAGGCTCCAAGCAATAAGGCTGCGATCTTGACGCTTCTGGTAACCGGCGCGGCCGGATTTGTGGGATTTCACGTAACACGCGCCTTGCTGGAACGGGGGGAGCGCGTGATTGGCGTGGATAGTCTGAACGCCTATTACACGCCCACTCTCAAACAGGCCCGGCTGGCACTGCTGCGCCATCATCCCGGTTTTGAGTTCCATGAGGCGGATCTGAACACCGAGGGCTTTCTGCCCGGTCTTGCTGCGCGGGAGCCCGATATCCGTGGGGTCTTCCATTTTGCGGCTCAGGCCGGGGTGCGGTATTCCCTGCAAGACCCATATGCCTTTGCCGATGCCAACGTGCGCGGTCAGGTTGCGGTGCTGGAGTTTGCCCGCAGGCTGAACCGGCTGGAGCATCTAGTTTATGCGTCCTCATCGTCCGTTTACGGGCGCAATACAAAGCTCCCCTTTAGCGAGAGCGATCCGGTGGATGCGCCGGGGTCGTTCTATGCTGTCAGCAAACGCAGTGCCGAGCTGACATCCTCTGCCTACAGCTATCTGTATGGTCTGCCGCAGACAGGGCTGCGGTTCTTCACCATCTATGGCCCATGGGGGCGGCCCGATATGGCGTATTACAGCTTTGCCAGGGCCATTACCGAAGGCACGCCGCTGACACTGTATGACGGTGGCGACCTCCAGCGGGACTTTACTTATATTACGGATGTCGTGCGCGCCGTGCTTGAGGTGTTTGAGCATCCGCCAGAACGTGGGGGTGCCCGGGTGCTCAATATCGGCAACGACAGGCCGGAATCTGTCCGCTGTCTAGTGTCCCTGCTGGAGCAGGCCCTGGGCCGCAAGGCGCAGATAGCCCTGCGCCCCCGCCCGGATGCCGATGTGGAGCGGACATGGGCCGATATCAGCACCATCCGTGCCCTAACAGGCTGGAGCCCCAAAATCTGCCTTCAGGAAGGTGTGGAGCACTTTGTAAGCTGGTTTAAGCAGCATCAATGTCAAACATGACCGTTTTGTAATCTTTCGGATAGGGTGATTTTGTTTGTTTTTGTGGGTTTATGACTCGGGTTTGGAGTTGGTTTTTCCTTATTTTCTGGGAGTTTGAGATTAATTTAGTGCGGGGGTTGACTGGGTAGGTGGGTGGGTATAGAAGCTGGGTCATCGAGTGCTTCTGAGGTTTACGGGTTTACGGAAGCCTGCTAGATTATCCGGCTCGGTTGAGGTCTTTGACAATTGAAGAGAGTGGAAGGGATATGCTGACGGCGTGTTCTGGATAGGTTGGGACTTTGGTTTCAGCGTTATTTGGACTGACGGTTTTCTTAGGGAAGCCTGAGTTTGTTAGTGTATCTTTGATATGCGTTTAGACAGATGTTTCGAATGAACTGGCCTTTTGGTTAGTTGAGTTTGAGAAGGGTTACCTTTTGTTTGTTGTGAGCTTTGGGCTTTGGTCTGGAGTTTATGATGAACCTGAGAGTTTGATCCTGGCTCAGAGCGAACGCTGGCGGCATGCTTAACACATGCAAGTCGCACGAAGGTTTCGGCCTTAGTGGCGGACGGGTGAGTAACGCGTAGGAATCTATCCATGGGTGGGGGATAACACTGGGAAACTGGTGCTAATACCGCATGATACCTGAGGGTCAAAGGCGCAAGTCGCCTGTGGAGGAGCCTGCGTTCGATTAGCTAGTTGGTGGGGTAAAGGCCTACCAAGGCGATGATCGATAGCTGGTTTGAGAGGATGATCAGCCACACTGGGACTGAGACACGGCCCAGACTCCTACGGGAGG
It includes:
- a CDS encoding NAD-dependent epimerase/dehydratase family protein, which gives rise to MTLLVTGAAGFVGFHVTRALLERGERVIGVDSLNAYYTPTLKQARLALLRHHPGFEFHEADLNTEGFLPGLAAREPDIRGVFHFAAQAGVRYSLQDPYAFADANVRGQVAVLEFARRLNRLEHLVYASSSSVYGRNTKLPFSESDPVDAPGSFYAVSKRSAELTSSAYSYLYGLPQTGLRFFTIYGPWGRPDMAYYSFARAITEGTPLTLYDGGDLQRDFTYITDVVRAVLEVFEHPPERGGARVLNIGNDRPESVRCLVSLLEQALGRKAQIALRPRPDADVERTWADISTIRALTGWSPKICLQEGVEHFVSWFKQHQCQT
- a CDS encoding DUF192 domain-containing protein, yielding MGLMAGLVAGLTVSTLPVLAAEEGGEPTQAQATLPTQELAIVSANGRHVFTVEVATTPRQQQVGEMFRTAVAPTGGMLFPWGQPQQSEMWMRNTLVPLDIVFIGSDKRIQAITENAVPQSLAHISSHGPVVATLELAGGTTAKLGIVVGDKVEAASLK